From a single Sphingobium lignivorans genomic region:
- the kdpB gene encoding potassium-transporting ATPase subunit KdpB codes for MTSASSIFSAKLIVPAIGDAFRKLAPRALVKNPVLFTTAVVAALLTVLLAVGGGTLPLGFQLQLIAWLWLTVLFGTFAEAFAEGRGRAQAASLRATKSELTARLPDGKTIPASQLRRGDIVLVEANDLIPADGEVIEGVASVNEAAITGESAPVIREAGGDRSAVTAGTRVISDQIKVRVTQEPGQGFLDRMIALVEGAERQKTPNEIALTILLVGLTIIFLIAVATIPGFAAYAGGEIPVAILAALLITLIPTTIAALLSAIGIAGMDRLVRFNVLAKSGRAVEAAGDVDVLLLDKTGTITIGDRQASDFRPVTGVPVSDLAEAALLASLADETPEGRSVIALARERFGAMQAALPAGAEVIPFTAQTRISGVQIEGSLIQKGAVDSVFRANPGAGSSPPASELRRITDEIARAGMTPLAVVRDGRILCAVALKDVIKAGVRERFAELRRMGIRTVMITGDNPLTAASIAAEAGVDDFLAEATPEDKLALIRKEQQGGRLVAMCGDGTNDAPALAQADVGVAMNTGTQAAREAGNMVDLDSDPTKLIEIVGLGKQLLMTRGALTTFSVANDVAKYFAIIPAMFVVLYPGLGVLNIMGLASPNSAILSAIIFNALIIPLLVPLALKGVRYRPMGAGPLLARNLAVYGLGGLVAPFIGIKLIDLAVAGLGLA; via the coding sequence ATGACAAGCGCATCCTCCATCTTTTCCGCCAAGCTCATCGTTCCGGCGATCGGCGACGCATTCAGGAAGCTCGCTCCGCGCGCGCTCGTGAAGAACCCCGTGCTGTTCACCACCGCCGTCGTCGCGGCGCTGCTCACCGTGCTGCTCGCGGTCGGCGGCGGAACACTGCCGCTCGGCTTCCAGCTCCAGCTCATTGCATGGCTCTGGCTCACCGTGCTGTTCGGTACCTTTGCCGAGGCGTTCGCCGAAGGCCGGGGGCGGGCACAGGCCGCTTCGCTGCGCGCGACCAAGTCCGAGCTGACCGCGCGCCTGCCGGACGGGAAGACCATTCCCGCCTCGCAGCTCAGGCGCGGTGACATCGTGCTGGTCGAAGCCAATGACCTCATCCCCGCCGACGGAGAAGTGATCGAGGGCGTGGCATCGGTCAACGAGGCGGCGATCACCGGCGAGAGTGCACCGGTGATCCGCGAGGCCGGCGGTGATCGCTCGGCCGTGACTGCGGGCACCCGCGTCATCTCCGACCAGATCAAGGTCCGCGTCACCCAGGAGCCAGGCCAGGGCTTCCTCGACCGCATGATCGCGCTGGTGGAAGGCGCCGAACGGCAGAAGACGCCCAACGAGATCGCGCTCACCATCCTGCTCGTCGGGCTGACGATCATCTTCCTGATCGCGGTGGCGACGATCCCCGGCTTTGCCGCCTATGCAGGCGGCGAGATCCCCGTCGCCATCCTTGCGGCGCTGCTCATCACGCTCATTCCCACCACCATCGCGGCGCTGCTCTCGGCCATCGGCATCGCCGGCATGGACCGCCTCGTACGCTTCAACGTGCTCGCCAAGTCCGGCCGCGCGGTCGAGGCGGCTGGCGACGTCGATGTGCTGCTGCTCGACAAGACGGGCACGATCACGATCGGCGACCGCCAGGCGAGCGATTTCCGTCCCGTGACGGGCGTGCCCGTCTCCGATCTGGCCGAAGCGGCGCTGCTTGCCAGTCTGGCGGACGAGACGCCGGAAGGCCGCTCGGTAATCGCGCTGGCCCGCGAGCGCTTCGGAGCGATGCAGGCCGCACTCCCGGCGGGCGCCGAGGTCATTCCCTTCACGGCGCAGACCCGCATCTCGGGCGTCCAGATCGAGGGCTCGCTCATCCAGAAGGGCGCGGTCGATTCGGTCTTCCGGGCCAATCCGGGCGCGGGCAGCAGCCCCCCGGCCAGTGAGTTGCGTCGCATCACGGACGAGATCGCGCGCGCGGGCATGACGCCGCTTGCCGTTGTGCGCGATGGTCGCATCCTCTGCGCGGTGGCGCTCAAGGACGTGATCAAGGCCGGGGTGCGTGAGCGCTTTGCGGAACTGCGCCGCATGGGCATCCGCACCGTCATGATCACCGGCGACAATCCGCTCACTGCCGCGTCCATTGCCGCCGAGGCTGGGGTCGACGATTTCCTCGCCGAAGCCACGCCCGAGGACAAGCTCGCCCTCATCCGCAAGGAGCAGCAGGGCGGGCGGCTGGTGGCGATGTGCGGTGACGGCACCAATGACGCGCCCGCGCTGGCGCAGGCCGATGTCGGCGTCGCCATGAACACCGGCACGCAGGCCGCGCGCGAGGCCGGCAACATGGTGGATCTCGACAGCGATCCCACCAAGCTCATCGAGATCGTGGGCCTGGGCAAGCAATTGCTGATGACGCGCGGCGCGCTCACCACCTTCTCCGTCGCCAACGACGTCGCCAAATATTTCGCGATCATTCCCGCGATGTTCGTGGTCCTCTATCCGGGGCTAGGCGTGCTCAACATCATGGGTCTTGCAAGCCCGAACAGCGCGATCCTCTCGGCAATCATCTTCAATGCCCTCATCATTCCGCTGCTTGTTCCGCTGGCGCTGAAAGGCGTCCGCTATCGCCCGATGGGGGCCGGTCCCCTGCTGGCGCGCAACCTCGCGGTCTATGGCCTCGGCGGCCTCGTCGCGCCCTTCATCGGCATCAAGCTCATCGACCTCGCGGTCGCCGGGCTCGGCCTCGCCTGA
- a CDS encoding sigma-70 family RNA polymerase sigma factor, with translation MSLDLAACSDGELASLALGKRQAAYSEIMRRHQDSVFRLLRSLTGDGDAAIDLTQQTFIAAFNALARYDGERSFRAWIMKIAVNKARDWSRRRAVRRFFTFARPIEEGLDVVDPAPRSDVLLAGRRELARTMAAIAALPAGLKDVLVLRTIEGLSETETAQTLGISNKAVETRLYRARRKLEEKLRG, from the coding sequence GTGAGCCTCGATCTTGCCGCCTGTTCGGATGGCGAGCTGGCGTCACTTGCGCTCGGCAAGCGCCAGGCAGCCTACAGCGAAATCATGCGCCGGCATCAGGACAGCGTCTTTCGACTGCTGCGCAGCCTGACGGGTGACGGCGACGCAGCTATCGACCTGACGCAGCAGACCTTCATCGCCGCTTTCAACGCACTGGCCCGCTATGACGGGGAGCGATCCTTCCGTGCCTGGATCATGAAGATAGCCGTCAACAAGGCGCGCGACTGGTCGCGGCGGCGCGCGGTGCGTCGCTTCTTCACCTTTGCGCGGCCGATCGAGGAGGGGCTGGATGTCGTGGACCCGGCGCCCCGCAGCGACGTGCTGCTCGCGGGGCGGCGAGAACTGGCGCGGACCATGGCCGCGATCGCCGCGCTGCCGGCCGGCCTTAAGGATGTGCTCGTCCTGCGCACGATCGAGGGTCTGAGCGAAACCGAGACGGCCCAGACCCTTGGCATCAGCAACAAGGCCGTCGAGACGCGCCTCTATCGCGCGCGCAGAAAGCTGGAGGAAAAGTTGAGGGGTTGA
- the kdpC gene encoding potassium-transporting ATPase subunit KdpC: MLKEITSALRPAIVMTLLFALLLGLGYPALLTGIGQLVFPAQANGSLIREDGRIIGSQLIAQGFSNDRYFHPRPSAAGAGYEADNSYGSNLGPTSQALHDRVKADLAGYATSPDVPVPPADLVTTSASGLDPHISPEAALFQADRVANARGLDVARVRALIADGVEHPLLGFLGEPRVNVLLLNRSLDTLTAETANKAP; the protein is encoded by the coding sequence ATGCTCAAGGAAATCACGTCCGCCCTGCGGCCCGCCATCGTCATGACGCTGCTTTTCGCGCTGTTGCTGGGGCTCGGCTATCCGGCGCTTCTGACCGGCATCGGCCAGCTCGTCTTCCCTGCTCAGGCCAATGGCAGCCTGATCCGCGAGGACGGACGGATCATCGGCTCGCAGTTGATCGCACAGGGCTTCAGCAATGATCGCTATTTTCATCCCCGGCCGTCCGCCGCCGGCGCAGGCTATGAGGCCGACAACAGCTATGGCTCGAACCTCGGCCCGACCAGCCAGGCGCTGCACGACCGCGTGAAGGCGGATCTGGCCGGATACGCCACATCACCAGACGTTCCTGTTCCTCCTGCCGATCTGGTGACGACCTCCGCCTCGGGGCTGGATCCCCACATCAGCCCCGAGGCGGCCTTGTTCCAGGCCGATCGCGTGGCGAACGCGCGCGGACTGGACGTCGCGCGGGTTCGCGCGCTTATCGCCGACGGGGTCGAACATCCCCTGCTGGGCTTTCTGGGCGAACCGCGCGTCAACGTGCTGCTGCTCAATCGGTCGCTCGATACATTGACGGCGGAAACCGCTAACAAGGCTCCGTGA
- a CDS encoding response regulator transcription factor, protein MTPGAKILVTDDEPAIRRLLGTALTRAGYRIVEAGSARESLAALQIDKPDAVLLDLGLPDRDGLELVPLIKRAGAAVLVISARDATDQKVAALDLGADDYVTKPFDTEEVLARIRTALRHRLSAEAEAPLVQIGDIEIDLAARLVRRAGEEVHLTPKEFGFLAELAKHPGRVVTHLQLLRNVWGPGHERDVEYLRVAARGVRKKLQDDRIETSFIRNEPGVGYRLTR, encoded by the coding sequence ATGACCCCCGGCGCGAAGATCCTCGTCACCGACGACGAGCCGGCCATCCGAAGGCTGCTGGGCACGGCGCTGACGCGCGCCGGCTACCGGATCGTCGAAGCCGGGTCCGCGCGCGAGTCCCTGGCCGCGCTCCAGATCGACAAGCCGGATGCGGTCCTGCTCGATCTTGGCTTGCCCGACCGTGACGGCCTCGAACTCGTGCCGCTGATCAAACGGGCCGGCGCCGCCGTGCTCGTCATTTCCGCGCGCGACGCGACCGACCAGAAGGTCGCGGCGCTGGACCTTGGCGCGGACGATTATGTGACCAAGCCGTTCGACACGGAGGAAGTGCTGGCGCGCATCCGCACGGCGCTCCGGCATCGGCTGTCAGCGGAGGCCGAGGCGCCGCTGGTGCAGATTGGCGACATCGAGATCGATCTGGCGGCGCGCCTCGTTCGCCGGGCAGGGGAAGAAGTGCATCTCACGCCCAAGGAATTCGGCTTCCTGGCTGAACTTGCCAAGCATCCGGGGCGCGTGGTGACGCACCTGCAGTTGCTCCGCAATGTCTGGGGTCCCGGGCATGAGCGGGATGTCGAGTATCTGCGCGTCGCAGCGCGCGGGGTTCGCAAGAAACTTCAGGACGACCGGATCGAGACATCCTTCATTCGCAACGAGCCCGGCGTGGGCTATCGGCTGACCCGCTGA
- a CDS encoding copper resistance system multicopper oxidase, which translates to MTFSTIDRRTMLRGLGAAGGTAALAAWMPAWAQPVSEGLPALSGDDITLRIARQTMTIDGRRSAAIGINGTVPAPLIRLREGQTIRLNVFNDLDEESSIHWHGLLVPPEHDGVPGVSFPGIKPRSSYLYEFPVRQSGTYWYHSHSGFQEQLGLYGPIVIDPAGADPIRADREHVIVLSDHSQLAPETIFRRMKINPGHFNFQRQTLSGLLSKRDQTLKDRLAWGAMRMDPADISDTTGAAYTYLVNGHGPADNWTALFTPGQRVRLRIINASAMTTFNVRIPGLVLTIVQADGQNVMPVDVDEFQMGVAETYDVIVTPDEDKAFTLVGEAVDRSGMARATLAPRIGMVAPVPALRERPLATMKDMGMDMGGETKPRGVDPSAEQNASRKLATADRSTPVQASTPDHAGMDHSAMAHPPMDHGAMGHGAMDHGTMGHGTMDHGDAMAGHDMSAMSMRDFANAPQVKRGPGVQTISPMPVDRTGEPGQGLADVGHKVLVYRDLMALDRNPDVRAPSRSIDIHLTGNMERFMWSFDGEKMSDVHEPIPFTEGERVRVKLINDSMMAHPIHIHGHFFELVTGHGDYAPRKHTVIVQPGGIVTWDFTADAVGDWAFHCHLLYHMAAGMMRILSVRPRGEAA; encoded by the coding sequence ATGACCTTCTCGACAATCGATCGCCGCACCATGCTGCGCGGCCTGGGGGCAGCCGGCGGCACGGCCGCGCTCGCCGCGTGGATGCCCGCCTGGGCCCAGCCGGTTTCCGAAGGGCTCCCGGCGCTTTCCGGGGATGACATCACGCTGCGCATCGCGCGGCAGACGATGACGATCGACGGTCGGCGTTCGGCCGCGATCGGGATCAACGGAACGGTGCCGGCGCCGCTGATCCGTCTGCGGGAAGGGCAGACCATCCGGCTCAACGTGTTCAATGATCTCGATGAAGAGAGTTCCATACACTGGCACGGCCTGCTCGTCCCGCCGGAGCATGACGGCGTGCCGGGCGTCTCTTTCCCCGGCATCAAGCCGCGCTCGAGCTATCTTTACGAGTTTCCGGTCCGGCAGAGCGGGACCTACTGGTATCACAGCCATTCGGGATTCCAGGAACAGCTGGGCCTTTATGGCCCGATCGTGATCGATCCTGCCGGCGCCGATCCGATCCGGGCCGACCGCGAGCATGTCATCGTGCTGTCCGATCACAGCCAGCTTGCGCCGGAGACGATCTTCCGCCGCATGAAGATCAATCCCGGCCACTTCAATTTCCAGCGCCAGACACTCTCCGGGCTCCTGAGCAAGCGCGACCAGACCCTCAAGGACCGGCTCGCCTGGGGCGCGATGCGCATGGACCCCGCCGACATCTCGGACACGACTGGCGCCGCTTATACCTATCTCGTGAACGGCCATGGCCCGGCCGACAACTGGACCGCGCTGTTCACGCCGGGCCAGCGGGTGCGCCTGCGCATCATCAACGCCTCGGCGATGACGACCTTCAACGTGCGCATTCCGGGGCTGGTGCTGACGATCGTCCAGGCAGACGGCCAGAATGTGATGCCGGTGGACGTCGATGAGTTTCAGATGGGTGTCGCCGAGACCTACGATGTCATCGTTACGCCTGACGAGGACAAGGCCTTCACGCTGGTCGGCGAGGCAGTGGACCGCTCGGGCATGGCCCGCGCCACGCTGGCGCCGCGCATCGGCATGGTGGCGCCGGTCCCGGCGCTGCGCGAGCGCCCGCTGGCCACCATGAAGGACATGGGCATGGACATGGGCGGCGAGACGAAGCCGCGCGGCGTCGATCCGAGCGCGGAGCAAAATGCGTCGCGCAAGCTGGCCACGGCGGACAGGAGCACGCCGGTGCAGGCATCGACCCCGGATCATGCCGGCATGGACCATTCTGCGATGGCGCATCCCCCAATGGATCATGGCGCGATGGGTCATGGCGCGATGGACCACGGCACGATGGGACACGGCACGATGGATCATGGGGATGCGATGGCGGGCCATGACATGAGCGCGATGAGCATGCGCGACTTCGCCAATGCGCCGCAGGTCAAGCGCGGGCCGGGCGTGCAGACGATCTCGCCCATGCCGGTCGATCGGACCGGCGAGCCCGGCCAGGGCCTCGCCGATGTCGGTCACAAGGTGCTGGTCTATCGAGACCTGATGGCGCTGGATCGCAATCCGGACGTTCGGGCCCCCTCCCGCAGCATCGACATTCACCTCACCGGCAACATGGAGCGCTTCATGTGGTCGTTCGACGGCGAGAAGATGTCGGACGTGCATGAACCGATCCCCTTCACGGAAGGCGAACGGGTGCGGGTGAAGCTCATCAACGACAGCATGATGGCCCATCCGATCCATATCCATGGCCATTTCTTCGAGCTGGTGACCGGCCATGGCGATTACGCGCCCCGCAAGCACACCGTGATCGTGCAGCCGGGCGGCATCGTGACCTGGGACTTCACGGCCGATGCCGTCGGCGACTGGGCATTCCATTGCCATCTGCTCTATCACATGGCGGCAGGCATGATGCGCATCCTGAGCGTGCGGCCACGGGGAGAGGCGGCATGA
- a CDS encoding copper resistance protein B yields the protein MTRLAMHLPVAVALALASPVFAQDHSKHDMPGMSSPPASDHAGHDMGHQPHHTTPDKPAQPEPPHEHGKMHGQDAPSAHAGHDMSAMSPDEPVGTNQPAGNAPAPRPPVDHYADRQFPPAEMAHARHMMMRESGGQTIATLMLNLAEYRARKGRDGYHWDGEAWFGGDINRLTVKAEGEGLFQGCVEAAEVQALYSRAIGPYFNLQAGVRHDFEPGPSRSYAVVGFEGLAPYWFEIEGALFLSDKGDLLGRLSGYYDQRITQRLVLQPRAELDIAAQDIPENRIGAGFSSAEAGLRLRYEITRQFAPYVGLSHEARIGRTARLARADGEAATSTSFVAGLRIWF from the coding sequence ATGACGCGCCTCGCCATGCACCTGCCGGTCGCCGTCGCGCTTGCGCTGGCGTCACCCGTCTTTGCGCAGGATCACAGCAAGCACGACATGCCCGGCATGTCGTCACCGCCGGCCAGCGATCATGCCGGGCATGACATGGGCCACCAGCCCCATCACACCACCCCCGACAAGCCGGCGCAACCCGAACCGCCCCATGAGCATGGGAAGATGCACGGCCAGGATGCGCCGTCCGCCCATGCCGGGCACGATATGTCGGCCATGTCCCCGGATGAGCCGGTCGGCACCAACCAGCCCGCGGGCAATGCACCGGCGCCAAGACCGCCCGTGGACCACTATGCCGATCGCCAGTTCCCCCCAGCGGAAATGGCGCATGCGCGCCACATGATGATGCGCGAGAGCGGCGGGCAGACGATTGCCACCCTGATGCTGAACCTGGCCGAATATCGGGCGCGGAAAGGGCGGGATGGCTATCATTGGGACGGCGAAGCCTGGTTCGGAGGCGACATCAACCGGCTGACGGTCAAGGCCGAAGGCGAAGGGCTGTTCCAAGGGTGCGTCGAGGCGGCGGAGGTCCAGGCGCTCTACAGTCGCGCGATCGGCCCTTATTTCAATCTTCAGGCCGGCGTGCGCCACGATTTCGAGCCCGGTCCCTCGCGCAGCTATGCGGTGGTCGGGTTTGAAGGCCTCGCGCCTTACTGGTTCGAGATCGAAGGCGCCCTGTTCCTGTCGGACAAGGGGGATCTGCTTGGTCGGCTCAGTGGCTATTATGATCAGCGCATCACGCAGCGGCTTGTGCTTCAGCCCCGGGCCGAGCTCGACATCGCCGCTCAGGACATCCCGGAGAATCGCATCGGTGCTGGCTTCAGCAGCGCGGAAGCCGGCTTGCGACTGCGCTATGAGATCACCCGCCAGTTCGCCCCTTATGTCGGGCTCTCCCATGAAGCGAGGATCGGCCGGACCGCGCGCCTGGCGCGTGCGGACGGCGAGGCGGCGACTTCGACGAGCTTCGTCGCGGGCCTGCGCATCTGGTTCTGA
- a CDS encoding periplasmic heavy metal sensor gives MNDLRRLILIVAIVFVAAVSGAFVGRALISRQAPVESELHALLHRGLDLDARQHARMEAIESRFAVRKHALELELRADNARLAEAIEREHGYGPAVAAAVDRSHQAMGQLQKETLEHIFAMRAVLTPEQAAKFDAAVVKALTAKDR, from the coding sequence ATGAATGACCTGCGGCGCCTGATCCTGATTGTGGCGATCGTGTTTGTCGCGGCCGTCTCGGGCGCCTTCGTGGGCCGTGCGCTCATCTCCCGACAGGCCCCCGTCGAAAGCGAGCTACACGCGCTGCTTCATCGCGGCCTCGATCTCGATGCGCGCCAGCATGCCCGGATGGAAGCAATCGAAAGCCGCTTTGCGGTGCGCAAGCATGCCCTGGAGCTCGAGCTGCGCGCGGACAATGCGCGGCTTGCCGAAGCGATCGAGCGCGAACATGGCTATGGGCCTGCCGTCGCCGCGGCGGTGGATCGTTCGCATCAGGCCATGGGCCAGCTCCAGAAGGAGACGCTGGAGCATATCTTCGCGATGCGCGCCGTGCTCACGCCCGAACAGGCGGCAAAGTTCGATGCGGCGGTAGTCAAGGCGCTCACGGCCAAGGACCGGTGA